A single genomic interval of Ictalurus furcatus strain D&B chromosome 20, Billie_1.0, whole genome shotgun sequence harbors:
- the ppp1r7 gene encoding protein phosphatase 1 regulatory subunit 7, producing MATLSVSEPQEMEVDRRGESEESGDDETKRRSVNGEVEDLQRASTAPEELPVDMDTITLDPNEEDVDLVHCRIGKIEGLEVLQKAKTLSLRQNLIKNIENLESLVSLRELDLYDNQIRKLENLQALTELEQLDVSFNLLRKIEGLERLTKLKKLFLLHNKITNISNLEHLTGLQMLELGSNRIRIIENLDTLTSLDSLFLGTNKIAQLQNLDGLHNLTVLSIQSNRITKLEGLQNLGNLKELYLSHNGIEVIEGLENNKKLTTLDIAANRIKKIENISHLTELQEFWMNDNQIENWSDLDELKNAKGLETVYLERNPLQKDPQYRRKIMLALPSVRQIDATFIRF from the exons ATGGCTACCCTATCTGTTAGCGAGCCTCAGGAGATGGAAG TTGACAGGAGGGGCGAGTCGGAGGAGTCCGGCGATGACGAGACCAAGAGGAGGAGTGTCAATGGAGAAGTCGAAGACCTGCAGCGAGCTTCCACAG ctccaGAGGAGTTGCCTGTCGATATGGACACCATCACTCTCGACCCTAATGAGGAG GACGTGGATCTGGTCCACTGTCGGATCGGGAAGATCGAAGGACTCGAGGTCTTGCAGAAAGCTAAG ACGCTTTCTCTCAGACAAAACCTGATTAAAAACATAGAGAACCTGGAGAGCCTGGTCTCGCTGAGGGAACTGGACCTGTACGACAACCAGATCCGCaaactggagaacctgcagGCTTTAACCGAGCTCGA GCAGCTAGACGTATCGTTCAACTTGCTGAGGAAGATCGAAGGTTTGGAGCGTCTGACGAAGCTGAAGAAGCTCTTCCTGCTGCACAACAAGATCACGAACATCAGCAACCTCGAACACCTCACCGGCCTTCAAATGCTGGAGCTCGGGTCCAATCGCATCAGG ATCATCGAGAACCTGGACACGCTCACGTCTCTGGACAGTTTGTTCCTCGGTACGAATAAGATCGCTCAGCTGCAGAACCTGGACGGGCTCCACAACCTGACGGTCCTCAGCATCCAG AGCAACCGCATCACCAAACTAGAGGGACTGCAGAACCTGGGGAACCTGAAGGAGCTCTACCTGAGTCACAACGGCATCGAGGTTATCGAAGGCCTCGAGAACAAC AAAAAACTGACGACTCTGGACATCGCAGCGAACAGGATAAAGAAGATCGAAAACATCAGTCACCTCACAGAACTGCAGGAGTTTTGG atgAATGATAATCAGATAGAGAATTGGAGCGATCTGGACGAGCTGAAGAACGCTAAAGGTTTAGAGACGGTGTACTTGGAACGCAACCCGCTGCAGAAGGACCCTCAGTATAGACGCAAGATCATGCTGGCATTGCCCAGCGTCCGGCAGATCGATGCCACCTTCATCCGCTTctga
- the gk5 gene encoding putative glycerol kinase 5, with product MGTLRNGWTKRESFILSVDVGTTSVRCHVYDKHANIRGSCSRKVPLLYPERGWVEVDPEDLWQSFISVVKGAVHDSGLQMSQMEALGISTQRATFTTWHRKTGKPFHNLIGWQDLRTAEMAKSWNNSYTMKAVHGVMKMLHFLSRWKRFLAASLVVFTPQHVSMRLAWALQHIPQLKQAVDEGTCCFGTIDTWLLYKLTKGLVHATDYSNASSTAIFDSYQMCWSGFLCSLLSLPLSILPTVHNTSHHFGSSDPDIFGVSIPIMSLMADQQAAMFGECCFDTGDVKITMGTGTFMDINTGNKPHTSVAGLYPLVGWKIGSDVVYLAEGNAADTGTAIRWAQEIELFTDVNETSAMASSVSDSDGVCFVPSFSGLQVPLNDPKACAAFMGLKPSTTKSHLVRAILESIAFRNKQLFDVMLRETRIPITKIRADGGVCMNDFIMQLSADLLGRKISRPTHFDMSCLGAAFVAGLGVGYWKSKEELKKLQMTERLFLPQNVKGDTGGGGGGVYKLVLQSWEQALQRSMHWYSHTS from the exons atgggaACGCTGAGGAACGGCTGGACGAAGAGAGAGAGCTTCATTCTCTCCGTGGACGTGGGAACGACCTCTGTGAGGTGCCATGTTTATGATAAACACGCCAACATCCGGGGATCCTGCAGCCGAAAG GTACCTCTGCTGTACCCGGAGCGAGGCTGGGTGGAGGTGGACCCGGAGGATCTGTGGCAGAGCTTCATCAGTGTGGTGAAGGGAGCAGTGCACG actcAGGTTTACAGATGAGTCAGATGGAGGCGTTAGGTATCTCAACTCAGAGAGCCACCTTCACCACCTGGCACAG GAAGACGGGGAAACCGTTTCATAACCTGATTGGATGGCAGGACCTGCGAACGGCCGAGATGGCCAAGTCCTGGAACAACTCGTACACCATGAAG gcAGTGCACGGTGTGATGAAGATGCTGCACTTCCTCAGCAGATGGAAGCGTTTCCTGGCGGCAAGTCTGGTGGTCTTCACGCCGCAGCATGTCTCCATGCGTCTGGCCTGGGCTTTACAGCATATTCctcag ctgaAGCAGGCGGTTGATGAAGGAACTTGTTGTTTTGGGACCATCGACACATGGCTGCTTTATAAACTCACTAAAG GTTTGGTCCACGCTACAGATTATTCCAATGCCAGCTCAACTGCCATCTTTGATTCCTATCAG atgTGTTGGAGCGGGTTTTTgtgttctctcctctctctacctctctccattctcCCCACGGTGCACAACACGAG tcaCCATTTTGGTTCCTCTGATCCCGACATCTTTGGGGTTTCTATTCCAATCATGTCACTT ATGGCGGATCAGCAGGCGGCCATGTTTGGCGAGTGCTGCTTTGATACTGGTGATGTAAAGATTACCATGGGAACAGGAACATTTATGGACATCAACACAGGGAACAAACCACACACGTCTGTagcag gcctgTATCCCCTGGTGGGCTGGAAGATCGGCTCTGACGTTGTGTATCTTGCTGAAGGAAACGCTGCAGATACAGGAACCGCCATCAGATGGGCTCAGGAGATCG agctGTTTACAGATGTAAATGAAACCTCAGCCATGGCCAGCAGTGTGAGCGACTCGGACGGAGTGTGTTTCGTTCCCTCCTTCAGCGGCCTGCAG GTGCCGTTAAATGACCCTAAAGCGTGTGCAGCATTCATGGGTCTGAAACCTTCCACCACTAAGAGTCACCTGGTGCGTGCCATTTTAGAGTCCATCGCGTTCAG GAATAAGCAGCTGTTTGATGTGATGCTTCGGGAAACCCGAATCCCCATCACTAAAATCAG GGCAGACGGCGGAGTGTGTATGAACGACTTCATCATGCAGTTAAGCGCAGACCTGCTGGGGCGCAAAATCTCACGGCCCACGCATTTCGACATGTCGTGTCTCGGGGCGGCGTTCGTGGCCGGGTTAGGAGTcg GTTACTGGAAGAGTAAAGAGGAGCTGAAGAAACTGCAGATGACAGAGCGTCTCTTCCTTCCTCAGAACGTTAAAGGAGacacaggaggaggaggaggtggtgtgtATAAACTAGTCCTGCAGAGCTGGGAGCAGGCCCTACAGCGCTCCATGCACTGGTACAGCCACAcgtcataa